ttcattttctaaaaattatttttatttttaaaagattagaattctaaaaatatgtttggtttgactttttattttctattttcaagaaataaaaatactgaaaatgcgttttcaaaaaaatgtatttttagatttgattaaaattacattccttgtcgccgtgttttcattttatccaaaatgaCATTCTTGATTTcaactgaaaatagaaaaacgagattttattgttttcaaaaattcaaccaaacgcatttttatcaccattttctatttccaatgaaaatgaaaataaaaaaagtcaaatcaaacacccaagataacaaaaaatattagagatcatgaattaaaatatgtttataatttttaataaatatttgaatcccAACactcaataaaaagaaaataaaaacaaaaaaattatcaaaaaaacaaataaaaaatttatcgggaaataaaaaatttctttctttgttggCTTCACCTAGCGGGCCTCGAATCCAAATCCTTGACTGACCAAAAAATTGAAAGCTCTAACTAAAAAAGAAGTATCAGGGTTTATTCCTTTTTCAAGGTCTTGTAGCCAGACTGATCCAGTCATCTATATCTCGTTTCGccccttaaatttttaaatcaaaaacaaaatttttattttattaaagatttttgttttattaaaaactcaataaaaaagaaataaaaattttatcagaaaacaaaaataaaataaaattttttatcggaaaacaaaaataaaaaatttcagatATTTGTGGAACATCACAAACATGTTTTaggcttttattttttattttttttaccttcttGATTTGACCTTTGGTTCCAGCTTGTTCTGTTCTAGCTTCCTCTTCAGTTTTTTCCATTGGTCTTGCTTTCTCTACTTCTACTTCCCATCTTGGTTTGCATCTTTGTTTCTCCTCTTTGTTCCAGTCTCTTCTCACCACCACTCTTGTTCTTCCCTCGAGTTCTGCTTTTCCCACCGAATCCTTCTTCTCTTCACCTTTTGTTTCAAACTTAGCCACATGATGAACATCACCACCACTTTCTCTTCTGCCTTCTTCAGCCCCCTCATTTGCCTGACCGTTTCTCTCTTTGGATGCTTTACTTGCTTCTTGTTGTGCTCTCTCGTATCTCTCCTTAGCACCTTCAATTGCTTTCATTGTTTTCTGTTGAGCTTCACTGTACTTAGAGATCTCTTCTAGGTTGGattgtttattttcttctcttcttcttccttgttCCTCACCACCACCCTAGCATAAACCATGAATCACAAAAGGTTAAAATTATTGGTAAAGACACTTTGTATTACTACAACTTCATATTACATTTCAACATGCTCCATTTAAGCATGAAGGGTTAATAATACAAAAACTCACCTTTTAGAAAGATCCCTTTAGAGAGAGATTATTGTATGTTTAGGATCACACGTGTGCATGATCATGGACAATCTCCAAATGTGACATaactgaattttttaatttagtaaaaagaattaataaaatttaactatatatttaaGATTAGCCTGTGTCAAACCATGTATAAATATGTGATGACGTTagacaatataataatttttctttcactttataATACTAACTTATAGAGAGGCTCAGTTGGCATACAAAGAATATTAGAagctattgtttttttattttaccttcaTGATTTGGCCTTTGGTTTCAGTTTGTTCTCTTCCTTTAGCTTCCTCTCTAGTTCTCTCCATTGATCTTGCTTTCTGTGCCTCTACATTCCCTCTTGGCATGCTTCTTTGTTTCTCCTCTTTGTTGCACTCTCTTTCCACCACCACTCTTGTTATTCCCTCGAGTTCAGCCTCTTCCCCTAAACGCTTCTTCTCTTCACCTTTTGTTTCAAACTTCCTCACATGCTGAACACCACCACcactttctctccctcttcttctttcttcaacCTCTTTGTCTTTAACTATATTCCCAGACCTGGCTCTATCAGAAGCcaactctctctctttctccttcttctcactcTCTATCTCTACCCTCCCCTTATCAGCAATGGACTCCTTTCTGTGTGTCTCAACGTGAACCTCTCTCTCTATCACCCTATTGCTGTTCCCTCTGCGATGCATTTGCTCAGAAGCCATTGTGTTAATTGTTCTCTCTCTAGTAATCAAAGacactgttttgttttgtgCGGTTTTGGTTTCTGTTGTTGTGTTGAGTGTGGTGCTTTAAAAGAAGGGTTGTGTCGGTTTGAAGAGTTGGTGTTGGATGAGGTTTGCATGGGGAAGGGACAAGTGGTGCATTGCCTTGTGGCCATTACAACGTGTGACAGTGTTGGCTTAGCATGCACATGAATCGTGTGTTATTGTTATCCAAGGTTTGTTGTGATGCTTTAGGTTTGAGACACGTTGCAGCTTAGGGGAATGCCTCATATTAGtacagatattttttttttctatacaggtacagatttttttatacaaaatatataaacaagaATATTCTAAATCAGTATCTCTAACTTTATTCATGGTGTGATCAATATTTTAGATCAGTAGTACTCTGTAAAATATATATCACCTCCCTTGTTTCTTTTAGGACAAGCAGTTCATATTCAGGAAACACGTGTTGATTACAGTGTTGTTTCCTTCTAATTTTGTCAATTCTAATAATtgttgaatatatataatttaatgtgcatctcttcataattcacattgtcttttattttgacaatagtttcaataaatattataattgagTTTGCATGAGAGATAATAAAAAgcgttttcttgtttgtttctcATTAAAAGAAAGTTAAATGATGAAATTCTTTTAACAGAATTCTATTAATAAGAGTTCAGGAAACCAAATtgattagaaaattttgaggtgAAAGCTAAAGGCCGGTTGGATTAAAGGAGAAGTTATTACATGTTCTTAAGGTAACAAGCAGTGATATATAGACACCATGTTATATATCATAAAAACCTAATACTGGTTGAcatcatatataatattgtctttgcttttgttttttttttctttacaaaaactaatatagtcttagtttttttttttgcattttttactTAATATAGTCTTAGTTAATCTCTGTATATGTATGACATCAAAATTGATTAGAATGATAGACTAATGATAATTCTGCaccatataataaattttggaaAATGCATAATATTGTCTTCATAAagatgtaataaatttttctcaattaaaatattttggcaTGCAGAAATTGCATCTGGCTGTGCCATTGGACTTTTCCTAAGTTGATTATTTGGGCATCAATTGTTTAAAACCCAAATAATGTTGAAGATTTGATTCCTCAATCATCACCAATTACAAAGCCCAACAATGCACTCCTTTTGTTACCCACATGGAATAGCATGTCACTTTATTTGACATTGGAGGTCGACGACATGTCagcaaataaaatagtaaaataggtCATATTGAGAGGTGAGACATAAAAATtaggataaataattaattttatctctgAATGTGTAATTCATTGATAGATGTattcctgaaagatgaaaatacaagaTTTAGTCCTCAAAAGTATAAAAGTGTAACTATATTCAACCGTTAACTTTCGTCCGCcatcgttaataaaatagtctacgTGTCACGGATGGATGAATTTGTTAATGAAATGATTGTCAATGTGACCATCTCTAATTGCCAACATaaggacatatttgtcatataatattttcttgactTTTCATTTTCCCACTCTTTAGGAATATGAAtaggtaaatagtcatttttgtctCAGAATGTGTAATTTGTTAACAAACGcatccctgaaagatgaaaatacaaaatttagtcctcaaaagtataaaaaatgcgACAAATGTATCTGACTATTAACTTTTGCCCattactattaataaaatagttaagatttgaagaagtgaaatatgagatatatttatcttttatttatagtagattatgactaattattataatttgataaactggtacaatgtttattttagataatttctattatgacagaaaaattatggtcgataatcaatattatcgttattattatgtttgtttcaaattatgtttgctaatatattttttaagtgattattgtaatgttatgcttgtaacgataaaaaatgacaaaaatttattctaaaattatattttacccttatGTGAAACGAAATTTGGGTCTAACAAAttagttcaataaaaacatactaACATTTaggtccaataaaaaattactgataTTTTCGACCAATAAGAATAACTTATTAACATTTTGGTCCAATGAAACATACTGACATCTAggtccaaaaaaattattaacattttcctccaataaaaaaatattaatattttcgtTCAACAAAAAGTTACTGACATTTACGTTCAAAAATGATATCTTAATAACATTTTTGTCCAACCTAGTCAGCACAACCGCTGATAATCATTttagtgacaaatttgtccctcTATGTCatgtagactattttattaacaatgACGACGGATGAAAATTAACAACCAAATATATTTATCACACTTTTTACAATTTcgaaaactaaattttatatttttattttttagagacACATTTATTAACAAATTACACATTCAAAGACAACAATGACTATTTACCTAAAACTTATTATAGCTCAAATTTACAACTCCTCAATCAACATCACTACATCATATTCTGTTACTGCAATATTACTTCAATGCTTTAGAAAAGGGTCATTCATAAACTACTTTACAATGAGCCACCACATCTTTCCacaatgtttttcaaaattcaaaatggtaTTTGGTACAATTGAAGGCAAATTTCTGCCAAATTAATATTCCACATTTACAATTAGGAGCATCAAGCCCTATTATTCTCCAACAATTACAAGAACCAAAatgtcaaattaaatatttcctACTGTTGAAAACAATTGGTTTTCCTCTAACAAGTTGGACCTAATAAACAAAGTTGTCATCTCTGATTTGATTGTTTTCAACCAGAAAGAACTGCACTCAAAAGCTCATTCCAAGTGTCAGGAAGCCCTGGAAGACACCAGTGGCTGCAATCTACTGCCATAACACCACTATACCCTTCAGGGTGTGCATCTTTTCTGTACTGTGAGAGTGTGGTCACATCCAAGAAATACACTGGCTTAGTTATCTTGTTCAACACCTTGCTCACCACCCTCCAAGCCATTGGTGTCCCTGCAGGGTACTTCAGTCCAAAGAATGGTTGTGTCTCGCCCATACATGACTTTGTTGGTCGATTCCAATCTTTCCCCCTAAATCACCACAAAACATAAACCACCAAtgataactaattaaaaacttgCACATTTACATTATCATAGAATATACGTAGATATATTTTAAGGGCATGTTTCAATGAATAGCTTAATTAAACACTTATTTATTAACAAGAGCTCTCTTTTTATGCTGTATTTAACAAGAGCTTATCACATAAGAATttattcaaaaacttgtgtaaatctttgaataaaatacacTTTTGGTATcgtattttacttttaatattatcattttagtttagTCCTTTTAAGTTCAAAAAGTTTTACTTTAATCCCATAAAGTGTGAGACCCGACAATctttgagatgagaagctacaTCATATTGGCATTTGTCACATAAGCCAATATTAACACTGTattagtgcaaaaaaaaaaaaaaaaactgaccaAATAACCAAATTGATCTAACAAAGACACGTTAAGGaaccaaaataattttgttaaaacctaaagaaaccaaactgaaataataaaaaagaagaagagagaaaccaAAGCCAAAGGCTATATTAGTATAAGTCTTATTAAACTAACTTAAAAAGAGTTTATATTAATAAGTTTCTTTGTAATCTTATTgaaataaactataaaaaaaaaaaacttatatacaaGTCAAgtttataaattcaaataaattttataaaaaaaaactcttctaAATATCCCTTTATATTTAAATGGAtgaattagaatttagaaaattAACAACTTACTGGTAATGCACAGGAGAAATTCCTAAGAAGAAGACCTTGGTTTTTGCTGGATTGACGTTTCTCTGAACCCACTTAGCCCAAGTTGTTAGCCCTT
Above is a window of Glycine soja cultivar W05 chromosome 12, ASM419377v2, whole genome shotgun sequence DNA encoding:
- the LOC114378760 gene encoding histone-lysine N-methyltransferase, H3 lysine-79 specific-like encodes the protein MASEQMHRRGNSNRVIEREVHVETHRKESIADKGRVEIESEKKEKERELASDRARSGNIVKDKEVEERRRGRESGGGVQHVRKFETKGEEKKRLGEEAELEGITRVVVERECNKEEKQRSMPRGNVEAQKARSMERTREEAKGREQTETKGQIMKGGGEEQGRRREENKQSNLEEISKYSEAQQKTMKAIEGAKERYERAQQEASKASKERNGQANEGAEEGRRESGGDVHHVAKFETKGEEKKDSVGKAELEGRTRVVVRRDWNKEEKQRCKPRWEVEVEKARPMEKTEEEARTEQAGTKGQIKKGGGEEQGRRRREET